The following is a genomic window from Neurospora crassa OR74A linkage group III, whole genome shotgun sequence.
CCCGCATGTCATCACCTCTCCGCTTAGCGCGGAAGTCGTACTTGCCCTATGTGTGCGTCTCTTGTCAGTAACTCACCCTCCTAGTGTATTCTATATGTGTCACTGTCAATTAGACATATAGATAATGCAACTCACATCAGTCTTGTAAGCAATGTACCCAAGAATACCGGGAACGGCAACCATGTAGGCGAAAGTAATACCGGCGGTGCGGGGAGTCCAACGGAAGTACTTGTAGCGGTTGTTGGTCATGTCTAGTGAGAAGGCATATTGGTGTTAATGATGCTTGATTCCTCCATTCTTGTACAGCCACTCCCCTAGTGTtttccctccttttttttggagCCATGATATAAGGCTGTAGAGTGGTTTGGTACGTCCAGCAAAAGCCAAGCTTGTATCCCAACGTTTTGCGCTTCTAGAGGTATGATATACAGCACAGCATGGTGGACATATGGACCTTTCATCGTTCGTAGATACGGAAACCGGAAGTGGAGTAGTCGcagggaaagaaaggaacgGTTCAGGGCTACATACTGGACAGGCGAACGAACGCCGGGTCCTGGGCCAGCTCTGTACAAATTGCAAAGTGGTCAGCACTTCGGTCCCTCTCGACATTCAGAGGTTATTGCTCCGCGATGCAATGCGACGGGAAGATGGGGCAGGAAAACCAACTGTAATGCTCGAGGCCCGCCATTTTGAATGAGTTCCGCTGCGCTGTTGCTAATGTGCTGGGATGTCTGTGGTACTCAGTGAAGTTGGGTGTGGAACTGCGCCGGGAAGGGTCGTGATGTCGAATGGGTCAGTTCTGGGTCCCCGGGCAGGCGGGTGGACGATGGGGGTGGAGTCTTGGCGGAGTGGTGCAGGCGTAGCCGACGTTGTTAGGTGAAAACGCGTGCTGGATCACGTGCACG
Proteins encoded in this region:
- the nuo6.6 gene encoding NADH:ubiquinone oxidoreductase 6.6kD subunit, with protein sequence MAGLEHYKLAQDPAFVRLSNMTNNRYKYFRWTPRTAGITFAYMVAVPGILGYIAYKTDGKYDFRAKRRGDDMREY